In the Oryza glaberrima chromosome 6, OglaRS2, whole genome shotgun sequence genome, one interval contains:
- the LOC127776827 gene encoding microtubule-associated protein 70-3: protein MADGVEEGNAVAPRGPARRRGTVRASLDADEFIALMHGSDPVRVELTRLENELRDKERELGEAQTEIRALRLSERAREKAVEELTDELEKMFEKLKLTESLLDSKNLEVKKINDEKKAAMAAQFAAEATLRRVHAAQKDDDMPPIEAILAPLEAELKLARQEIAKLQDDNRALDRLTKQKEAALLDAERTVEIAMAKAAMVDDLQNKNQELMKQIEICHEENKILDKLQRQKVAEVKKLSLTVKELEEAVLRGGATANVVRDYQRQVQEVNDQKKTLECELARAKVTANRVAVVVANEWKDSNDKVMPVKQWLEERRFLQGEMQQLRDKLAVAERTARSEAQLKEKYQLRLKVLEDGLRGPPSGSSRLPTEGKSFSNGPSRRLSLGGADNMSKLSPNGLLARRSPSFHSRSSLSSSSSLVLKHAKGTSKSFDGGTRSLDRSKINGNGAHLLNRSTDAVRDCETNDSWKGNADEGTIENTNSNTDESNKETANNKSAEMVSGFLYDMLQKEVISLRKACHEKDQSLKDKDDAIEMLAKKVDTLTKAMEVEAKKMRREVAAMEKEVAAMRVDKEQEVKARRLGSSKGTGSSQVLSGSRSSSRSGLTRNYQ from the exons ATGGCCgacggggtggaggaggggaatgcGGTGGCGCCCAGGGGCCCCGCGCGGCGGAGGGGCACCGTGCGGGCCAGCCTCGACGCCGACGAGTTCATCGCGCTGATGCACGGCTCGGATCCCGTCAGGGTGGAGCTCACCCGCCTCGAGAACGAGCTGAGGG ACAAGGAGAGGGAGCTCGGGGAGGCGCAGACGGAGATACGCGCGCTACGGCTGTCGGAGAGGGCGCGGGAGAAGGCCGTGGAGGAG CTTACAGATGAGTTGGAGAAGATGTTTGAGAAACTCAAGTTGACAGAATCACTCCTTGACAGCAAA AATCTAGAAGTCAAGAAGATTAATGATGAGAAAAAGGCTGCAATGGCTGCTCAGTTTGCAGCAGAAGCGACTTTGCGGAGAGTACATGCAGCCCAAAAGGATGATGACATGCCACCAATTGAAGCCATTCTCGCACCGCTTGAAGCTGAGCTAAAGCTTGCTCGGCAAGAG ATTGCAAAACTACAAGATGACAATCGAGCTCTGGATCGTCTAACAAAACAAAAGGAGGCAGCACTACTAGATGCAGAAAGGACTGTGGAAATAGCAATGGCAAAAGCTGCTATGGTTGATGACTTACAAAACAAGAACCAAGAGTTGATGAAGCAAATAGAGATCTGTCAT gaagaaaataaaatattggaCAAGTTACAACGCCAAAAGGTTGCAGAAGTTAAAAAACTTAGCCTAACCGTGAAAGAACTGGAAGAGGCTGTTCTTCGAGGTGGCGCAACTGCTAATGTAGTTAGAGATTACCAGCGCCAAGTTCAGGAAGTGAAT GACCAAAAAAAGACACTTGAATGTGAACTTGCTCGTGCAAAAGTTACAGCAAACAGGGTTGCTGTTGTGGTTGCCAACGAGTGGAAAGATTCTAATGACAAAGTCATGCCAGTTAAACAGTGGCTTGAAGAGCGCAGATTCCTGCAG GGTGAAATGCAACAACTTCGTGATAAGCTTGCTGTCGCAGAGCGGACAGCAAGATCTGAGGCCCAATTAAAG GAAAAATATCAGTTACGCCTGAAGGTTTTAGAAGATGGACTGAGAGGGCCACCAAGTGGCTCTAGTCGTCTGCCTACCGAGGGAAAGAGCTTCAGCAATGGCCCTTCTCGTCGGTTATCACTCGGCGGGGCTGATAATATGTCTAAATTGTCTCCAAATGGTTTATTAGCAAGGAGATCTCCATCTTTTCATTCAAGATCCTCTCTTTCTTCTAGCAGCAGCTTGGTCCTAAAGCATGCTAAAGGCACTTCAAAGTCGTTTGATGGTGGTACGAGGTCATTAGACAGGAGCAAGATTAATGGGAATGGAGCTCATTTACTTAACCGTTCTACTGATGCTGTCAGAGATTGTGAAACTAATGATAGTTGGAAAGGAAATGCAGATGAGGGAACCATTGAAAATACAAATAGCAACACTGACGAGAGTAATAAAGAAACTGCAAATAACAAGTCAGCTGAGATGGTATCTGGTTTTCTTTATGATATGTTGCAGAAGGAGGTAATTTCTTTGAGAAAGGCATGCCATGAAAAAGATCAGAGTCTAAAAGATAAAGATGATGCGATTGAG ATGCTTGCTAAGAAAGTAGATACCTTAACTAAAGCTATGGAAGTAGAGGCGAAAAAAATGAGGCGGGAGGTTGCTGCCATGGAGAAAGAAGTTGCAGCTATGCGTGTTGATAAGGAACAAGAAGTCAAAGCCAGGCGGCTTGGTAGTTCTAAAGGGACTGGAAGTTCTCAAGTGCTTTCTGGAAG CCGGAGCTCATCACGAAGTGGGCTTACTCGCAACTACCAATGA
- the LOC127778023 gene encoding BTB/POZ and MATH domain-containing protein 1-like translates to METPTNLTNTISAVHLLKINGYSVTRALGCSEYISSRRLAAGGYDWEVLYYPRYYEHGVYWIALRLMFMSKECKHEVKAALKCQLVHEAQIYLPSGSKSVSSKYTGQRDCGPALLLVKQDDLPGSNYFIGDSFVVECTITVLREPQEAVTNVSPNVSNPCCDLQMHLGELLLSEKGADVTFVVAGESFLAHKIILAARSPVFMAEFFGPMKESSSQCVEIKDMEASVFKAMLHFIYTGTSPELDQQHVISDSEQYITTMTQHLLVAADRYGLDRLKLICQDRLHDDINVETVATTLAFAEQHSCTQLKDRCIEFIISSRANLDAVMATEGYKLVIASCPSVLSTLLRAAVGR, encoded by the coding sequence ATGGAGACCCCGACAAATCTCACCAACACAATATCTGCAGTTCACCTGTTAAAAATCAATGGATATTCAGTAACCAGAGCACTTGGTTGTTCAGAGTATATCTCGTCGAGGAGATTGGCTGCAGGTGGATATGATTGGGAAGTTCTTTACTATCCACGCTATTATGAGCATGGCGTGTACTGGATAGCACTTCGACTTATGTTTATGAGCAAGGAATGTAAGCATGAGGTGAAGGCAGCTCTTAAATGTCAGTTAGTACATGAGGCACAAATTTATCTGCCATCCGGAAGTAAAAGTGTATCCTCTAAATATACAGGGCAACGAGATTGCGGGCCAGCGCTCCTGCTTGTAAAACAAGATGATTTGCCAGGATCCAATTATTTCATCGGGGATTCCTTTGTTGTGGAGTGCACCATCACTGTGTTAAGAGAGCCACAGGAAGCTGTGACTAATGTTTCTCCAAATGTTTCCAATCCATGCTGTGACTTGCAAATGCACCTTGGTGAACTCTTGCTGAGTGAAAAGGGGGCAGATGTCACGTTTGTTGTTGCAGGTGAATCTTTCTTGGCACACAAGATCATCCTCGCTGCTAGATCCCCTGTCTTCATGGCTGAGTTCTTTGGACCCATGAAGGAGAGTAGCTCACAGTGTGTGGAGATCAAGGACATGGAGGCATCAGTCTTCAAGGCCATGCTTCATTTCATTTACACTGGTACATCACCGGAGCTTGATCAGCAGCATGTCATCAGTGACTCGGAGCAGTACATCACAACAATGACACAGCATTTGCTTGTTGCTGCAGACAGGTATGGATTGGACAGGCTCAAACTGATCTGCCAAGATAGGCTCCACGATGACATCAATGTGGAGACTGTTGCGACAACTTTGGCTTTCGCAGAGCAGCATAGCTGTACACAGCTGAAGGACAGGTGCATCGAGTTCATCATCTCTTCTCGTGCAAATCTTGATGCTGTTATGGCAACGGAGGGTTATAAGCTTGTGATAGCAAGCTGCCCGTCGGTTCTAAGTACCCTTCTGAGGGCAGCGGTTGGGAGATAG
- the LOC127775930 gene encoding MACPF domain-containing protein At1g14780-like translates to MPRSMEEMEIAGGGMAAAAVQRAVRCLGRGVDMAGDLRLKHCKDEGGCLVARSGEKAAAVAVPGVGVVAGVPADVKFGKGDRIRFKSDVLEFNKMSELFNHRSSLPGKIPSGLFNSCFDFGSDSWAGDAGDTRCLAFDGYFISLLDLRLDCLPLALAGHVVADVPAAWDPSAIASFIEKYGTHIIVGLSMGGQDVVYVKQDKSSPLSPSVIKEHLDKLGDQLFTGTCTLPPSHCKSRDHKFKVPEAFNVFDAQMTRQRIEGMTAPMSCKEGVTVIYSKRGGDTAASNHSEWLPTVPLMPDAINFKLVPITSLLKGVAGVGFLSHAINLYLRYKPPVAELRYFLDFQHHRLWAPVLSDLPLGLCSNRQGTNPALHFSLVGSKLHVNSSQVIVPKLPITGMRLHLEGKKNNRLGIHLQHLSTTPTFIAGGWSGRPPAWRGSEAIADERYYEPVQRRMFAHVCTVPVKHDPRWLAAGDGGGGRPAAYVVSGAQLHVKAHESTSVLHLRLLYTELPGHSVVQSRWAHGGGGGGAARMSGVKGSFLSMSFASMAAAAAEKEQQKQAAARLNVDSGVFAGGPPAPVGAQRLLKFVETSQVTMGPQDCPGYWLVTGAKLDVDKGRISLHVKFSLLAPVS, encoded by the exons ATGCCAAGGAGcatggaggagatggagatcgccggcggcggcatggcggcggcggcggtgcagaggGCGGTGAGGTGCCTCGGCAGAGGAGTCGACATGGCGGGCGACCTGAGGCTGAAGCACTGCAAGGATGAGGGAGGTTGTCTCGTTGCCAGGAGcggcgagaaggcggcggcggtcgccgtgccgggcgtcggcgtcgtcgccggcgtgccgGCCGACGTGAAGTTCGGCAAGGGCGACCGCATCAGGTTCAAGTCCGACGTGCTCGAGTTCAACAAG ATGTCGGAGCTGTTCAACCACCGGAGCTCGCTGCCGGGGAAGATCCCGTCGGGCCTCTTCAACTCGTGCTTCGACTTCGGCAGCGACTCCTgggccggcgacgccggcgacaccAGGTGCTTGGCCTTCGACGGCtacttcatctccctcctcgaCCTCCGCCTCGACTGCCTTCCGCTCGCCCTCGCTGgccacgtcgtcgccgacgtgcCAGCGGCGTGGGACCCATCGGCCATTGCAAG TTTCATCGAGAAGTACGGGACGCACATCATCGTCGGATTGAGCATGGGCGGCCAGGATGTGGTGTACGTGAAGCAGGACAagtcgtcgccgctgtcgccgtccgtgaTCAAGGAGCACTTGGACAAGCTTGGCGACCAGCTCTTCACTGGCACATGCACTCTTCCCCCTTCACACTGCAAGTCCAGAGACCACAAGTTcaag GTCCCTGAGGCATTCAATGTGTTTGATGCCCAAATGACACGGCAGAGGATTGAAGGAATGACTGCTCCAATGTCATGCAAAGAG GGTGTGACAGTGATCTACTCCAAGAGGGGAGGAGACACGGCGGCGAGCAACCACTCGGAGTGGCTGCCGACGGTGCCGTTAATGCCGGACGCCATCAACTTCAAGCTCGTGCCCATCACATCCCTTCTCAAGGGAGTAGCTGGCGTGGGCTTCCTTTCTCATGCCATAAACCTCTATTTGAGAT ACAAACCTCCAGTAGCAGAGTTGAGGTACTTCCTGGACTTCCAGCACCACAGATTGTGGGCCCCGGTGCTCAGTGACCTACCCCTCGGACTGTGCTCCAACCGGCAAGGCACTAACCCTGCTCTACACTTCAGCCTTGTAGGCTCCAAGCTCCATGTCAACTCAAGCCAG gTGATTGTTCCAAAACTGCCAATCACTGGGATGAGATTGCACCTTGAAGGCAAGAAGAACAACCG GTTAGGCATCCACCTGCAGCACCTGTCAACGACGCCGACGTTCATCGCCGGAGGTTGGTcaggccggccgccggcgtggcgAGGGTCGGAGGCGATCGCCGACGAGCGGTACTACGAGCCGGTCCAGCGGCGGATGTTCGCCCACGTCTGCACCGTGCCGGTGAAGCACGACCCGCggtggctcgccgccggcgacggcggcggcggccggccggcggcgtaCGTCGTGTCCGGCGCGCAGCTGCACGTCAAGGCGCACGAGTCCACCAGCGtcctccacctcaggctcctctACACCGAGCTGCCGGGGCACAGCGTGGTGCAGTCGAGAtgggcgcacggcggcggcggcggcggcgcggcgaggatgTCCGGCGTCAAGGGGAGCTTCCTGTCGATGTCGTTcgcgtcgatggcggcggcggcggcggagaaagagcagcagaagcaggcggcggcgcggctcaaCGTGGACTCCGGCGTGTTCGCCGGagggccgccggcgccggtgggggCGCAGCGGCTGCTCAAGTTCGTGGAGACGTCGCAGGTGACCATGGGGCCGCAGGACTGTCCCGGCTACTGGCTGGTCACCGGAGCAAAGCTCGACGTCGACAAGGGGAGGATCTCGCTGCACGTCAAGTTCTCCCTGCTTGCTCCGGTTTCTtga